From a region of the Primulina eburnea isolate SZY01 chromosome 7, ASM2296580v1, whole genome shotgun sequence genome:
- the LOC140835717 gene encoding uncharacterized protein: MQHDGVITYASRQLKVHEQNYPTHDLELAALVFALKIWRNYLYGEKCMIFTDQKSPKKTAVINQFSVQRLLQTEIQRFVLVVYARDNASNLSTLTVQTTFRDMIRAGQTSDEQLQKLRKRDEAKGQMLYIFVDNRVRYRDRLWVPSNGSLRAIS, from the exons atgcagcatgatGGAGTTATAACTTATGCGTCCCGACAGTTGAAGGTCCATGAGcagaattatccgactcatgacctcgagctagcGGCACTGGTattcgccttgaagatttggagaaattatctgtatggggagaagtgcatgATTTTCACTGACCAAAAGAGCccgaa gAAAACTGCAGTGATCAATCAGTTTTCAGTTCAAAGACTGTTGCAGACAGAGATTCAGCGGTTTGTGCTTGTCGTTTATGCCAGGGACAACGCCTCTAATCTTTCTACCCTGACAGTGCAAACAACATTTAGAGACATGATCCGAGCAGGGCAGACTTCTGACGAGCAGTTACAGAAGTTGAGAAAGAGGGATGAGGCTAAGGGCCAGATGTTGTACATATTTGTGGACAACAGAGTCAGATATCGTGATCgactgtgggttcctagcaaCGGTTCCCTGAGAGCAATATCTTGA